The stretch of DNA AAGCTGCATCCGCCTGGCGCTCTTTTCGTGCGGCGTTACCGCTATTACCCGTGAACGCGAGCGGTAACGGGAAATCATCTTGGCGGTGTATCCTGTCTCGGAAGAGGCGACAATGGCCGCGACCCGCAGCTCGTGGGCCACCTGTACGGTCGCGTGGCTTATGGCGTCGGTCATGGTCGGATTTTGCAGTTTATGGCCGCGTCCGGCGACCAATTCGTCATAGCGCAAAGCGTTTTCAGTGCTTTTGGCTAAAGAGGACATAGTTTCCACCGCTTCTACCGGATAATTGCCGGAGGCCGTCTCGCCGCTTAACATGATCACGTCGGAACCGTCAAAAATGGCGTTGGCGACGTCGCTGGCTTCGGCCCTGGTCGGGCGCGGGTTGTTGATCATGCTCTCTAACATCTGGGTCGCCGTGATGACCGGCGTTGAATTTTCATTGCACATGCTGATAATGGACTTTTGCACGAGCGGCACCTCTTCCGCCGGTATTTCCACGCCTAAGTCGCCGCGCGCCACCATTATGCCATCGGAGACCTTGATAATTTCCTCTATGTTTTTCACGCCTTCGGCGTTTTCAATTTTCGCAATCAAACCCATTTGGCAGCCGTTTTCTTCCAACAGCCGACGGATGGCCAAAATATCGCTTGCCCGCTGCACAAAGGACGCGGCCACAAAATCCATGCCTTCTTGCGCGGCGAAAAGAATATCATCCATGTCCTGCCCGGACAAAAAAGGCAAGTCAAGTGCCACGCCGGGAGCGGCCACGCGCTTGCGGGAACTTATTTCGCCGCCGTTTAAAACTATAGTGTTGATCGTGTCGCCTTCAACACTGTCCACCTTCAGGCTGATCAGGCCGTCCGATAAAAGCAGTACGTCGCCGGCGGTTACTAGGCGCGGCAAG from Acidaminococcales bacterium encodes:
- the pyk gene encoding pyruvate kinase; this encodes MFFKNRVWKGIAKMKKTKIICTVGPSTDKPGVLEKMIGAGMDIARFNFSHGSHGDHKNRVDLVRQAASAAGRHIGLMADTKGPEMRLGVFARGKEELVQGKRFALTARDVSGDANAVSINYAGLPRLVTAGDVLLLSDGLISLKVDSVEGDTINTIVLNGGEISSRKRVAAPGVALDLPFLSGQDMDDILFAAQEGMDFVAASFVQRASDILAIRRLLEENGCQMGLIAKIENAEGVKNIEEIIKVSDGIMVARGDLGVEIPAEEVPLVQKSIISMCNENSTPVITATQMLESMINNPRPTRAEASDVANAIFDGSDVIMLSGETASGNYPVEAVETMSSLAKSTENALRYDELVAGRGHKLQNPTMTDAISHATVQVAHELRVAAIVASSETGYTAKMISRYRSRSRVIAVTPHEKSARRMQLYWGVEPLVGPASQTTDGMIGVTIESARSHGLVQDGDMVVITAGVPVGMAGSTNLINVIIVGNILMRGLGIGKKVVKGKACVVNSENDLSKFKPGDVLVVRELETPIVSCALKASAIIAEEGGLTSQAAIVSVSYGVPAIVGVADAALLKDGMNITVDAARGLIYYGNGNK